Proteins co-encoded in one Lycium ferocissimum isolate CSIRO_LF1 unplaced genomic scaffold, AGI_CSIRO_Lferr_CH_V1 ctg8647, whole genome shotgun sequence genomic window:
- the LOC132045936 gene encoding uncharacterized protein LOC132045936, protein MVNGRKRFLKLYICFVACKQGFLAGCRPIIGVNGCHLKGHQKGEQLLTAVGIDGNNMMCHISFTVVEGELKETWRWFLTLLDEDLRISQNPFAWTFISDKQKGLLRAFDDIMLDVAHRFCVRHLHNNFKMEGFGGQALKDILWKAAKVTTEPEFFKHMERMAKLDPKALKWFINKPPIHWSRAFFSSFSKCDALLNNLCESFNSVLLHVRDKHIWTMLESIRIYMMSRLQKIVIR, encoded by the coding sequence ATGGTCAATGgtagaaaaagatttttaaaactcTATATATGTTTTGTAGCTTGCAAGCAGGGGTTCTTAGCAGGATGTCGACCCATAATAGGGGTTAATGGATGTCACTTGAAAGGACACCAAAAGGGGGAGCAGCTATTGACAGCAGTAGGCATTGATGGAAACAACATGATGTGTCATATTTCATTCACAGTAGTGGAAGGTGAACTGAAGGAAACATGGCGTTGGTTTCTTACACTTCTTGATGAGGACCTAAGAATCTCACAAAACCCTTTTGCATGGACTTTCATTTCTGATAAGCAAAAGGGTTTACTTCGAGCATTTGATGATATAATGCTAGATGTTGCACACAGGTTTTGTGTGAGGCATTTGCACAACAATTTCAAGATGGAAGGTTTTGGAGGACAAGCACTGAAAGATATCCTATGGAAAGCTGCCAAGGTAACTACAGAACCTGAATTTTTCAAGCATATGGAAAGAATGGCAAAATTGGATCCAAAAGCCCTTAAATGGTTTATTAATAAGCCTCCCATTCACTGGTCAAGGgcatttttctcttctttctcaaaGTGTGATGCATTATTAAACAATTTGTGTGAGTCATTCAATAGTGTACTCCTACATGTAAGAGACAAGCATATTTGGACAATGCTTGAATCAATTAGGATCTATATGATGTCTAGACTTCAAAAGATAGTGATAAGATGA